A region of uncultured Carboxylicivirga sp. DNA encodes the following proteins:
- the bglX gene encoding beta-glucosidase BglX has translation MTRSVLFGVFVLTLLVACQPSQKPTNDIDQKVKDLLSQMTLEEKVGQMNQYTGFYDITGPAPADGDAKNKYDHIKSGLVGSMLNVRGVSEVRKMQQLAIDSSRLGIPMIFGFDVIHGHKTLSPIPLAEAASWDLEAIEKSARIAAVEATAEGLNWTFAPMVDISRDPRWGRVMEGAGEDTYLGSKIGVARVRGFQGDDLSAVNTLAACAKHFAAYGFVEGGRDYNTVDIGTATLYNVVLPPFKAAVEEANVRTFMNSFNIINGIPSTASNFLLRDILKGEWGFDGFVISDWSSGAEMIAHGYAKDLEQVAELAANAGSDMDMESYSFVKHLVNLVNSGKVKESVVDDAVSRILRVKFELGLFDDPYKYCDEEREKEMIYHPDHMAAALDMAKKSIVLLKNENDLLPLSKSQKKIALIGDLADDKDSPLGNWRMAGESNTAVSVLEGMQEYGAEVSFAEGVKLVTGPTAFPIELEVNTTDKSGIKEAVKLAKKSDVVVMVLGEHGLHSGEARSRSDLNLPGLQQELLEEVYKVNQNIVLVLMNGRPLTINWADENLPAIVEAWQLGTQSGKAIAQVLFGDYNPSGKLPMTFPRNVAHIPVYYNQFNSGRPAREGSAIFWPHYMDQAHEPLYPFGYGLSYSTFDYSNLKVNVTGPEDVEISVTVQNTGDVDGEEVVQLYIHDKVASIVRPVKELKGFSKVMIKAGETAEVNFTLKKKELGFYNGTGEFLFEPGKFDVMVGSNSTDGLKSSFEL, from the coding sequence ATGACTAGAAGTGTATTATTCGGTGTTTTTGTTTTGACGTTGTTGGTAGCTTGTCAGCCATCACAAAAACCAACCAATGATATTGATCAAAAGGTAAAAGACCTGTTAAGCCAAATGACTTTGGAAGAAAAAGTGGGTCAGATGAACCAGTATACTGGTTTTTATGATATAACCGGTCCTGCACCTGCAGATGGTGATGCCAAAAACAAATACGATCATATTAAAAGTGGTTTGGTTGGCTCAATGTTAAATGTTCGAGGTGTATCCGAAGTTCGTAAGATGCAGCAGTTAGCTATTGATAGTTCGCGATTAGGCATACCCATGATCTTTGGATTTGATGTTATACATGGTCATAAAACGCTTTCGCCTATTCCATTGGCAGAAGCTGCAAGCTGGGATCTGGAAGCCATTGAGAAATCTGCAAGAATTGCTGCTGTTGAAGCAACTGCCGAAGGTCTAAACTGGACATTTGCACCTATGGTTGATATTTCACGCGATCCTCGCTGGGGACGTGTTATGGAAGGAGCAGGTGAAGATACTTATTTGGGTAGTAAAATTGGAGTTGCAAGAGTAAGAGGTTTTCAAGGCGACGATTTGAGTGCTGTTAATACTTTGGCTGCTTGTGCCAAGCATTTTGCCGCTTATGGCTTCGTTGAAGGCGGAAGAGATTATAATACAGTGGATATAGGAACAGCAACCTTATACAATGTTGTACTACCACCTTTTAAAGCAGCGGTTGAAGAAGCGAATGTCAGAACATTTATGAATTCGTTTAATATCATTAACGGGATACCTTCAACAGCCAGTAATTTTCTACTTCGCGATATTCTTAAAGGAGAGTGGGGCTTTGATGGTTTTGTTATATCTGACTGGAGTAGCGGTGCAGAAATGATTGCTCATGGTTATGCTAAAGATTTGGAACAGGTGGCTGAGTTAGCTGCTAATGCTGGTTCGGATATGGATATGGAATCATATTCTTTTGTTAAACATCTGGTGAATCTTGTAAATTCAGGTAAAGTAAAAGAATCAGTCGTTGATGATGCGGTAAGTCGTATTTTGCGTGTCAAATTTGAATTAGGTCTTTTCGATGATCCTTACAAATATTGTGATGAAGAGCGTGAAAAGGAAATGATCTATCATCCCGATCATATGGCTGCAGCTTTGGATATGGCTAAAAAGTCGATTGTATTATTAAAGAATGAAAACGATTTATTACCCTTATCAAAAAGTCAGAAAAAAATTGCTTTGATTGGTGATCTTGCTGATGATAAAGATAGTCCGCTGGGTAACTGGCGTATGGCAGGTGAAAGCAATACTGCCGTATCAGTATTGGAAGGTATGCAGGAATATGGTGCAGAAGTATCATTTGCTGAAGGAGTGAAACTGGTAACCGGACCAACTGCTTTCCCGATTGAATTAGAGGTGAATACAACTGATAAAAGTGGAATAAAAGAGGCTGTTAAGTTGGCAAAGAAATCTGATGTGGTAGTTATGGTATTAGGTGAACATGGATTGCACAGCGGAGAGGCACGTTCTCGATCAGATTTAAATTTACCAGGACTTCAGCAGGAGTTACTGGAAGAAGTATACAAAGTGAACCAAAATATCGTTTTAGTGCTGATGAATGGTCGTCCTTTAACAATTAACTGGGCTGACGAGAATTTACCAGCTATTGTCGAAGCCTGGCAACTGGGTACTCAAAGTGGAAAAGCTATCGCACAGGTGTTATTTGGCGATTACAATCCTTCAGGCAAATTACCTATGACTTTCCCAAGAAATGTAGCACATATCCCGGTTTATTACAACCAATTTAATTCAGGTCGTCCTGCACGTGAAGGAAGTGCAATTTTCTGGCCTCATTATATGGATCAGGCACACGAGCCTTTATATCCGTTTGGTTATGGGTTGAGCTATTCAACTTTTGATTATTCTAATTTAAAGGTAAATGTAACCGGACCAGAAGATGTAGAGATTAGTGTAACAGTTCAAAATACCGGGGATGTTGATGGTGAAGAAGTTGTTCAATTATATATTCATGATAAAGTAGCAAGTATTGTACGCCCGGTCAAAGAATTGAAAGGTTTTAGCAAGGTTATGATTAAAGCTGGCGAGACAGCAGAAGTGAATTTTACATTGAAAAAGAAGGAACTTGGGTTCTACAATGGGACAGGAGAGTTTTTATTTGAACCCGGAAAGTTTGATGTGATGGTTGGAAGCAACTCAACTGATGGCTTAAAATCATCCTTTGAATTATAA
- a CDS encoding prolyl oligopeptidase family serine peptidase — MLVTLVSLFIASSLSSQEKKKLDYTVYDSWKSIDRGHVISNDGKYVSFVISPQEGDSYLYFYNVETEQLDSVHRGKSPKFDFDNSFLAFKVEPQADTVRTLKIDKAKKDKFPKDSLFIKDISSGVTTKVANLKSWSLPKDGGDWLAYMLEKEIDKKEEPKDTAQVEEETAEVSEIEKSKEEKSETSKKEDKREKKDKKKKFKSEGKPLIFYRPSTKDSLYIEKVSFYDIADDGSGAFIVQSVGDTTEVSKVLHFSSESFIVDTIFNKIGKISKIASDYKATQCAFLFSDDTTKVMVDRLYHFNNKMDVPVMVMDTIHPSLSSDYSALSKGNLNFSRDGSKLYFGVGMRPKEEPKDTLTEDEKVHVDIWNWQDKEIQPMQKKNLKRDKDPAYKCVYHIKEGKIVALESEEFRSVNVPDKGNLNIGFSFVDTAYQRAQSWSGKWSNDIYKVDLLTGKKKLLQKEVNGRSSISESGKWLVFYEPVDSAYYSINTETNAKTNISKGVSVSWVDELHDTPSDAGTYGIVEFASDNKSVLVYDRYDIWQLDLSGKKAPVCLTSGEGRNNNTAFRYIKLDSDEDYIDLKNELLLNAFNDVNKQSGYYKLIKGKLEKVILGDYNIYNPLKAKNADVFVWSKSTFKHYPELRLSDASFTNEKVISNTNPQQKEYRWGDIQLVEWVASDGLTHQGLLVTPENMDKNKKYPMISYFYERSSDRMHSYYRPAPSRSTVNWSFYASNGYVIFVPDIYYRDGDPGLCAYEAIVSGSLAMADRFDFIDREHMGIQGQSWGGYQVAYLVTRTNLFKAGMAGAPVSNMTSAYGGIRWGTGMSRMFQYEHTQSRIGGTLWEKMNKYIENSPVFFAPQVETPLLMMHNDNDGAVPWYQGIEYFMALRRLDKPAWLLVYNNEDHNLTRRANSKDLSRRMMQFFDHYLKGEPMPVWMQDGIPAVKKGEDLGYDLKE; from the coding sequence ATGTTAGTGACATTAGTGTCACTTTTCATAGCCTCTTCTTTATCTTCGCAAGAGAAGAAGAAATTAGACTACACTGTCTATGATTCATGGAAATCAATTGACAGAGGTCACGTTATTTCTAATGATGGAAAGTATGTTTCATTTGTGATTTCACCTCAGGAAGGTGATTCATATTTGTATTTCTACAATGTCGAAACTGAGCAACTAGACTCGGTACATCGTGGCAAGTCCCCAAAGTTTGACTTTGATAACAGTTTTCTGGCTTTTAAAGTGGAACCACAAGCTGATACAGTTCGAACACTGAAGATTGATAAAGCAAAGAAAGATAAATTTCCGAAGGATTCTTTATTTATTAAAGATATCAGTTCTGGTGTGACAACTAAAGTGGCCAACCTTAAATCGTGGAGTTTGCCTAAAGATGGTGGTGATTGGTTGGCTTATATGTTAGAAAAAGAAATTGATAAAAAAGAAGAGCCTAAAGATACTGCTCAGGTGGAAGAAGAAACAGCAGAAGTGTCCGAGATAGAAAAGTCGAAAGAAGAGAAATCTGAGACTTCTAAAAAAGAAGACAAGAGAGAAAAAAAGGATAAGAAGAAAAAGTTTAAATCAGAGGGTAAGCCTTTAATTTTTTACCGTCCTTCAACAAAGGATAGTTTATATATCGAAAAAGTTTCATTTTATGATATTGCTGACGATGGCTCAGGTGCTTTCATCGTTCAAAGTGTTGGCGATACAACTGAGGTTTCGAAGGTATTGCATTTTTCTTCAGAGAGTTTTATTGTAGACACTATATTTAATAAGATAGGTAAAATAAGTAAGATAGCTTCGGATTATAAAGCTACTCAATGTGCTTTTCTTTTTAGTGATGATACAACAAAAGTAATGGTAGATCGATTATATCATTTCAATAATAAGATGGATGTTCCAGTCATGGTAATGGATACCATACATCCTTCATTATCTTCGGATTATTCAGCGTTATCAAAAGGTAATTTGAACTTTTCTCGAGATGGAAGTAAATTGTATTTTGGCGTTGGAATGAGACCAAAGGAAGAGCCAAAGGATACTTTAACAGAAGATGAGAAAGTTCATGTTGACATCTGGAATTGGCAGGATAAAGAGATACAGCCAATGCAAAAAAAGAACCTGAAAAGAGATAAAGATCCGGCCTATAAATGTGTTTACCATATCAAAGAAGGAAAGATAGTAGCGTTGGAATCAGAAGAATTTCGGTCTGTAAATGTTCCAGATAAAGGTAATCTGAACATCGGATTTAGTTTTGTGGATACTGCATACCAAAGAGCACAATCGTGGAGTGGCAAATGGTCGAACGATATTTATAAAGTTGATTTGTTGACAGGCAAAAAGAAGTTGCTTCAGAAAGAGGTAAATGGTCGTTCATCTATATCAGAATCAGGTAAGTGGTTGGTTTTTTATGAGCCTGTTGATAGTGCTTATTATTCAATTAATACTGAAACAAACGCCAAAACCAATATTAGTAAGGGGGTTTCTGTTTCCTGGGTTGATGAATTGCATGATACTCCGAGCGATGCAGGTACTTATGGAATTGTAGAATTTGCTTCAGATAATAAAAGTGTATTGGTTTATGATCGTTACGATATATGGCAACTCGATTTATCAGGTAAAAAGGCACCTGTTTGTTTGACTTCAGGTGAAGGACGTAATAACAATACAGCTTTCCGATATATTAAGCTTGACTCTGATGAAGATTATATTGATTTGAAAAACGAATTACTGTTAAATGCTTTTAATGATGTTAATAAGCAAAGTGGGTATTACAAGCTGATCAAAGGTAAATTAGAAAAAGTAATTCTGGGTGATTATAATATTTACAATCCCCTTAAGGCAAAAAATGCTGATGTATTTGTTTGGAGTAAATCAACTTTTAAGCATTATCCTGAATTACGATTGAGTGATGCATCGTTTACTAACGAAAAAGTTATCTCTAACACTAATCCGCAGCAAAAGGAATACCGTTGGGGAGATATTCAGTTAGTTGAATGGGTTGCATCTGATGGATTAACCCATCAGGGATTATTAGTCACTCCTGAGAATATGGATAAGAATAAAAAGTATCCAATGATCTCCTATTTTTATGAGCGATCATCAGATCGGATGCACAGTTATTATCGTCCGGCACCAAGCAGGTCAACCGTTAACTGGTCGTTTTATGCTTCCAATGGTTATGTCATATTTGTTCCTGATATTTATTATCGTGATGGCGATCCGGGGTTATGTGCTTACGAAGCAATTGTGAGTGGTAGTTTGGCTATGGCTGATCGTTTTGATTTCATCGATCGTGAACATATGGGTATCCAGGGGCAGAGTTGGGGAGGTTATCAGGTGGCCTATCTGGTTACACGAACTAATCTGTTTAAAGCCGGTATGGCCGGTGCACCGGTTAGTAATATGACCAGTGCATATGGTGGTATTCGTTGGGGAACAGGTATGAGCCGTATGTTCCAGTATGAACACACGCAAAGCCGTATAGGTGGTACTCTTTGGGAAAAGATGAATAAATACATTGAGAATTCTCCTGTGTTTTTTGCACCTCAGGTTGAAACTCCTTTATTAATGATGCACAACGATAATGACGGAGCAGTGCCTTGGTATCAGGGGATTGAGTATTTTATGGCTTTACGCCGCCTGGATAAGCCGGCCTGGTTATTGGTTTATAATAACGAAGATCATAACCTTACCCGTAGGGCCAATTCAAAAGACCTAAGTCGCCGGATGATGCAGTTCTTTGATCATTACCTAAAAGGTGAACCAATGCCTGTTTGGATGCAGGATGGAATACCGGCAGTCAAAAAGGGAGAGGACTTAGGGTATGATTTAAAGGAATAA
- a CDS encoding YkgJ family cysteine cluster protein yields the protein MDENQMSEHDKVFFNDGLNLANDSLSNNTDKKTILHVTRQAQDAVDGLIDALGNEAKRQNIPVDCKKGCSWCCHQPIFATSHEMMFVWEFIKLNFKEVDQKRILQQAFNNYQKRGRMNDKELLASKMPCPLLQNGVCSVYPARPITCRIYLSMSAESCKTFYDEPNKENSYPQLFEFPLQAGRMLNEGINKGLHKKDIKNREMLIEEGLLLAHNNGEPDVNNINEMPLFVEPG from the coding sequence ATGGACGAAAATCAAATGTCGGAACACGACAAGGTATTTTTTAACGATGGATTAAATCTGGCTAATGATTCATTGAGTAACAATACAGATAAAAAAACAATACTTCATGTGACGCGCCAGGCTCAGGATGCTGTTGATGGTTTAATAGATGCATTGGGTAACGAAGCAAAACGTCAGAATATTCCGGTTGATTGCAAAAAAGGATGCAGCTGGTGTTGTCATCAACCCATATTTGCTACCTCACACGAAATGATGTTTGTTTGGGAATTTATCAAACTGAACTTTAAAGAAGTGGATCAGAAAAGGATTCTTCAGCAAGCTTTCAACAACTACCAGAAAAGAGGCAGAATGAATGATAAAGAATTGCTTGCATCAAAAATGCCTTGTCCTTTATTGCAAAATGGAGTATGTAGTGTTTACCCTGCTCGTCCGATTACCTGCCGTATATATCTATCAATGTCAGCAGAAAGTTGCAAAACATTTTACGATGAGCCGAATAAAGAAAACAGCTATCCTCAACTCTTTGAATTCCCTTTACAAGCCGGCAGAATGCTGAATGAAGGCATCAACAAAGGTCTTCATAAAAAAGATATCAAAAACAGGGAGATGCTAATTGAAGAAGGTCTTTTGCTTGCCCATAACAATGGTGAGCCCGATGTAAATAATATCAATGAGATGCCCTTATTTGTTGAACCCGGTTAA
- a CDS encoding amino acid permease, which translates to MSNKQGFGTAPVFFTAISTILGAILFLRFGYAVGTTGLFGGILIIILGHLITIPTALAISEIATNQRVEGGGEYFIISRSFGLNIGATIGMALFMSQAISVAFYVIAFTETFEPFFEWWSQNYGWELPRQAISLPVMALLAWLILKKGANMGVKALYVVVVLLAISLVAFFIGSPSEAEAASIGTQNIGFFNSKDFFSVFAICFPAFTGMTAGVGLSGDLKNPGKSIPKGTMYATIAGMIFYLAVVYKLAVSVPQEDLLQYQLVMKNIAIGGFILIPIGLAASTLSSALGSILVAPRTLQALAGDRSFPTAKVNLFLAKGKGAAREPVNASFVAIAIAFIFVALGSVDFVAEIISMFFMITYGSLCLISFLNHFGSAPSYRPRFRSKWYISLAGFLLSVWMMFQINALYTILAYIFITILYLYINSYHKNRKGFEAIFKEAIFQVNRKLQVYMQRNKGKNEKDEWRPAALCISSHSFERDKIFRLMNWISYKHGFGTYFHYIEGYFSRKSFTEAKDELNRLISIQSDDDNSVYIDTMISPSYTTAIAQAIQSPSISGMENNMVVFEYDKHSPEELGRIIENINLTRAGAYDVCVFGQSGKTIKYRNGIHVWIRPIDHTNANLMILLGYIILSHPDWKKGHIKIHSMCPKERMEETRQELQELVQDGRLPITLSNIEILPVEENVAVKTLINKHSADAGLTIVGFREEQLKHAHSEVFEGYDELGDILFVNSQEEKVIS; encoded by the coding sequence ATGTCGAACAAGCAAGGTTTTGGGACAGCCCCCGTATTTTTTACGGCAATATCCACCATTTTAGGAGCAATTCTTTTTCTTCGATTTGGATATGCTGTAGGTACAACAGGATTATTTGGAGGAATTTTAATTATCATATTAGGGCATTTAATTACTATACCAACAGCCCTGGCTATTAGTGAAATTGCAACTAACCAACGCGTTGAAGGTGGTGGTGAATATTTTATTATTTCGCGTTCGTTTGGATTAAATATTGGCGCAACCATTGGTATGGCTTTATTTATGTCGCAAGCCATTAGTGTTGCTTTTTATGTAATTGCCTTTACCGAAACTTTTGAACCTTTTTTCGAATGGTGGAGTCAAAATTATGGTTGGGAATTACCTAGGCAAGCCATCAGTTTACCGGTAATGGCCCTGCTGGCATGGCTCATTCTAAAGAAAGGAGCTAACATGGGAGTTAAAGCTCTTTATGTTGTCGTAGTTCTTTTGGCCATTTCATTAGTTGCATTTTTTATAGGTTCTCCTTCTGAAGCTGAAGCCGCTTCAATTGGGACTCAAAACATTGGCTTTTTCAACAGTAAGGATTTCTTTAGTGTTTTTGCCATTTGTTTCCCTGCCTTTACAGGGATGACAGCTGGTGTTGGGCTAAGTGGTGATTTGAAAAATCCGGGTAAAAGCATTCCGAAAGGAACTATGTATGCCACCATTGCAGGTATGATATTTTATCTGGCTGTTGTTTACAAACTGGCTGTATCAGTGCCACAGGAAGACTTGTTACAATATCAGTTGGTAATGAAAAACATAGCTATTGGAGGATTCATACTTATTCCAATTGGTTTGGCTGCTTCAACATTATCATCAGCTCTGGGCTCAATTTTAGTGGCTCCCCGTACCCTTCAGGCATTGGCTGGCGACCGTTCTTTTCCTACTGCAAAAGTCAATTTATTCCTAGCTAAAGGTAAAGGCGCTGCACGCGAACCCGTAAATGCCTCTTTTGTGGCAATTGCCATAGCTTTTATTTTTGTAGCTTTAGGAAGTGTTGATTTTGTTGCAGAAATCATCTCAATGTTCTTTATGATAACATACGGTTCATTGTGCCTGATTTCATTTCTGAATCATTTTGGATCTGCCCCATCTTATCGTCCGCGCTTTCGATCAAAGTGGTATATAAGTCTGGCAGGATTCCTGCTATCAGTATGGATGATGTTTCAAATTAATGCGCTATACACTATTCTTGCATATATCTTTATTACTATTCTTTACCTGTACATTAACAGCTATCATAAAAACCGTAAAGGCTTCGAAGCTATTTTCAAAGAAGCTATTTTCCAGGTCAATAGAAAACTTCAGGTATACATGCAACGGAATAAAGGTAAAAATGAGAAGGATGAATGGCGACCGGCAGCACTATGTATTTCATCGCATTCTTTTGAGCGTGATAAGATTTTTAGACTGATGAACTGGATATCTTATAAGCATGGATTTGGTACGTATTTCCATTATATCGAAGGTTACTTCTCCAGAAAAAGCTTCACTGAAGCCAAAGACGAATTGAATCGCCTGATCAGTATTCAAAGCGATGATGATAACTCAGTGTATATAGACACCATGATTTCTCCATCTTACACAACTGCTATTGCACAAGCAATTCAGTCACCCAGTATTTCGGGTATGGAAAATAACATGGTAGTGTTTGAATATGATAAGCATTCTCCTGAAGAGCTTGGCCGTATTATTGAGAACATCAATCTGACCCGTGCCGGGGCTTATGATGTATGTGTATTCGGGCAGTCGGGTAAAACCATCAAATACAGAAACGGTATTCATGTTTGGATCCGTCCTATTGACCACACTAACGCCAACCTGATGATTCTTTTGGGGTATATCATTCTTTCTCATCCCGATTGGAAAAAGGGTCATATAAAGATACACAGCATGTGTCCTAAAGAGCGCATGGAAGAAACCCGCCAGGAATTACAGGAACTGGTTCAGGATGGCAGATTGCCAATTACTCTTTCAAACATTGAGATTTTACCCGTTGAAGAAAATGTTGCCGTAAAAACACTCATTAATAAACACTCTGCCGATGCCGGCTTAACGATTGTTGGCTTCCGCGAGGAACAGTTGAAACATGCGCACAGTGAAGTATTTGAAGGATATGATGAACTGGGTGATATCTTATTTGTCAATTCACAGGAAGAAAAAGTAATTTCTTAA
- a CDS encoding LytTR family DNA-binding domain-containing protein encodes MARDYIVLECDLKVLKLAIDDIYYINHQNGLTTFVLNQNNKICHKSLIELENLLPSNFIRINRNCIVNHLAITEINKKDRRISLINKEHLIVSHRNIKSITEAIRTMAINA; translated from the coding sequence ATGGCAAGGGACTATATTGTATTGGAATGTGATCTGAAAGTTCTAAAACTTGCAATTGATGATATATATTATATAAATCATCAAAATGGGCTTACTACGTTTGTATTGAACCAAAACAATAAGATTTGCCATAAAAGCCTTATAGAACTTGAAAATTTACTTCCCTCAAATTTCATCCGGATTAATCGTAATTGTATTGTAAACCACCTTGCCATAACTGAGATCAACAAAAAAGACAGACGGATTTCATTAATTAACAAAGAGCACTTAATTGTTTCACACCGCAACATCAAATCAATTACTGAAGCAATCAGAACAATGGCCATCAACGCTTAA
- a CDS encoding M18 family aminopeptidase, producing MSQEIQLANELIDFIHQSPTAFHVIEQAKTILTKAGFIELPMGESWKIKKGGKYYTTKNDSALFAFELGTAPVEENGLKLISAHSDSPGFRVKPNPEMLAEGRFLKLNTEVYGGPILNTWLDRPLSLAGRVLIKSKNALQPTSRLVDFRKPLLVIPNMAIHLNRSVNDGVELNKQVDMLPLMASVNKTFEKDNYLVKLIATELKVKPEEIIDFDLFLYEFEKGCLLGANQEFISSGKLDDLAMVHAGLKAISGKTSKTSTNILCIFDNEEVGSVTKQGAGSPVLRNILERIMEKLGKSHEDYQRTIYKSFMISADMAHSVHPNHADKHDPVLHPTINGGPVIKIHANQKYTTDGESSAIFETICEKAEVPFQKFVNRSDMVGGSTLGNISTGKLDIRTVDIGNPMLAMHSVRELAGVKDHTFITKVFETFYKI from the coding sequence ATGTCACAGGAAATACAACTTGCCAACGAATTAATAGATTTCATTCATCAGAGCCCAACGGCTTTTCATGTTATTGAACAGGCAAAAACCATACTTACAAAAGCGGGGTTTATAGAACTTCCAATGGGAGAAAGCTGGAAAATAAAAAAAGGCGGCAAATATTATACAACTAAAAATGATTCAGCGCTTTTCGCCTTTGAACTTGGAACAGCTCCGGTAGAAGAAAACGGATTGAAATTAATAAGTGCTCACAGTGATTCTCCTGGCTTCAGAGTTAAACCTAATCCGGAGATGCTGGCAGAAGGACGTTTTTTAAAGCTGAACACTGAGGTATACGGAGGACCAATTTTAAATACCTGGCTAGACAGACCTTTATCTCTTGCAGGAAGGGTTCTTATTAAGAGTAAAAATGCATTACAACCAACATCCAGATTGGTTGATTTCAGAAAACCACTATTGGTTATTCCAAATATGGCGATACATCTGAATCGATCGGTAAATGATGGTGTTGAGCTTAACAAACAAGTGGATATGCTTCCTCTTATGGCAAGTGTAAATAAAACATTTGAAAAAGATAATTACCTGGTAAAACTTATTGCCACTGAATTAAAGGTGAAACCTGAGGAAATTATCGATTTCGACTTGTTCTTGTATGAATTTGAAAAAGGTTGCCTGCTTGGTGCCAACCAGGAGTTTATTTCAAGTGGTAAGCTAGATGATCTGGCAATGGTTCATGCAGGATTAAAGGCAATATCAGGCAAAACCAGTAAAACATCTACCAATATCCTTTGCATTTTTGATAATGAAGAAGTTGGCAGCGTAACAAAACAAGGTGCCGGATCACCAGTACTAAGAAATATATTAGAACGAATAATGGAGAAGTTGGGTAAATCCCATGAAGATTACCAACGTACTATTTACAAATCATTCATGATTTCTGCCGACATGGCGCACTCTGTTCATCCAAACCATGCGGATAAACACGATCCTGTGCTACATCCAACAATTAACGGAGGTCCGGTTATTAAAATCCATGCCAATCAGAAGTACACCACTGATGGGGAAAGTTCAGCCATATTTGAAACTATTTGTGAGAAAGCCGAAGTACCATTTCAAAAGTTTGTGAATCGTTCTGATATGGTTGGAGGTTCAACATTGGGTAACATTTCAACAGGAAAACTGGATATCAGAACCGTTGACATTGGAAACCCAATGCTAGCCATGCATTCAGTACGCGAATTAGCTGGTGTAAAAGATCATACCTTCATCACAAAAGTTTTTGAAACTTTTTACAAAATATAG
- a CDS encoding cold shock domain-containing protein, whose amino-acid sequence MNKGIVKFFNESKGYGFIKDSESNKEYFVHVTGLVDEIKENDEVVYELQEGRKGLNAVNVKLA is encoded by the coding sequence ATGAATAAAGGTATTGTTAAATTCTTTAATGAATCAAAAGGTTATGGATTTATTAAAGATTCAGAATCAAACAAAGAGTACTTTGTACACGTAACCGGTTTAGTTGACGAAATTAAAGAGAATGATGAAGTTGTTTACGAACTTCAGGAAGGCCGCAAAGGATTGAACGCAGTAAATGTTAAATTAGCATAG